Genomic segment of Candidatus Bathyanammoxibius amoris:
CAATCCTTACCCTATTACAAGGCGCTGCTACCGCCCATCATCAAATTCCGCCTCTCATTTTGATAATATGCCAATAAGTTACGCTGTCAAGCCAAAATTGCGGACTCAACCGGGGCAGAAAGCTGGTAAGATTGCAACCTTAAACCTGTTGTACATACATTCTATAAGATTCTAACACGGCAAAAAGTTCTTCCAATACCAAGAAAGGTACATGCAAATATTACGCCAACAGCAGCTAATATTATATCAAAAAATAAACTGAGACCGCAACCTGGTAGATACAAGGTCTTTTCTGAGGTCTCCTGGTTACTTCAAACTAAAAACCCCAAAAACCCTTGACCTTCCAGTCCACTGGAAGGTGTATAATGTATATAGCAGGAGGAGGGGTCACTATGAAAAGGCAACTGTTAATTGGTAGTGTAGCCGGAGAACTGGGGCTTAACCCTAAGACCATCCGCTATTATGAAGACGTCGGTCTTTTACCAGAGGCTGATCGCACTAGCTCTGGTTACAGGGTTTACTCCCCAGAGGTAATCAACAGGCTCAAGTTCATAAAGCAGGCCCAAAGGCTGGGGTTCAGGCTCAATGAAATCAAAGACATACTGCTTTTAAAGGAAAGCGGCACCCGGCCGTGCACCCACGTCAGAAGGCTTACCATAGACAAGATAAAAGAACTTGAGGAGCTTATTAGAGAA
This window contains:
- a CDS encoding heavy metal-responsive transcriptional regulator; translated protein: MKRQLLIGSVAGELGLNPKTIRYYEDVGLLPEADRTSSGYRVYSPEVINRLKFIKQAQRLGFRLNEIKDILLLKESGTRPCTHVRRLTIDKIKELEELIRESSALRDNLKTLLRRWPHKSGKEATICPHIEAAVPTNIGTKKKARRKRER